A single window of Venturia canescens isolate UGA chromosome 3, ASM1945775v1, whole genome shotgun sequence DNA harbors:
- the LOC122407423 gene encoding dynein regulatory complex protein 10-like, which produces MTTEIGSPVMPGGRARFSENVGVRSMIFDVPSTDSLPHIEARAFAVVLQEALDRLGILERVIPAKVDPRWDESYKTIDEKYGIPEEPQIMFRSDMGLLPLVPTVSEKLQRDRTYMYNVLKSTIRDIQCVRRYDRLETEVDDITRTLEGEHNLEVNNEIWTNQVTQLRELIESERLKNDEEVKNLLLMAQDMNAEIDNAIFSNKSKLEYVERWEAARLDQQKLRLEIKEQEINDALEKLATLERDDQIISNEVSTFLESNTLDLEESITAWSTRYNEETERLVRQMNDTKEKIELQKIQLVNLRELKDEQQIFLHKCYEARRQAEREVAYWEAVNGAATLIQSLWRGYMVRHKLGKYEKLWASLRKRKNKKKKKKKGKK; this is translated from the exons ATGACTACGGAAATAGGGTCTCCGGTAATGCCTGGTGGACGCGCAAGATTCTCCGAAAACGTTGGAGTCAGAAGCATGATTTTTGACGTTCCATCAACGGACTCCCTCCCCCACATCGAAGCCAGAGCTTTTGCGGTCGTCCTTCAGGAAGCTTTGGACCGATTGGGGATTCTCGAACGAGTCATTCCTGCCAAGGTAGATCCGCGATGGGACGAGAGCTACAAAACCATCGATGAAAAGTACGGAATCCCCGAGGAACCCCAAATAATGTTCAGAAGTGATATGGGATTGTTGCCACTCGTTCCTACGGTTTCTGAAAAACTTCAACGTGACAG AACTTACATGTACAATGTCCTGAAGAGCACGATTCGAGACATTCAATGTGTGCGACGATACGATCGCTTGGAAACAGAGGTCGACGACATAACTCGAACCCTCGAAGGTGAACACAATCTCGAAGTCAATAACGAAATTTGGACCAATCAAGTGACGCAACTTCGGGAACTCATCGAATCTGAGCGATTAAAAAACGACGAAGAAGTTAAAAATCTGCTCCTCATGGCTCAAGACATGAACGCCGAAATCGACAATgccattttttccaataaatcgAAACTGg aATACGTTGAACGCTGGGAAGCAGCGCGTCTTGATCAGCAAAAATTACGGCTTGAGATAAAAGAGCAAGAAATTAACGATGCCCTCGAAAAATTGGCGACGTTGGAAAGAGACGATCAAATAATATCGAACGAGGTGAGTACTTTTCTGGAGTCAAATACGCTTGACCTTGAAGAGAGCATAACCGCGTGGAGCACTCGATACAATGAGGAGACCGAGCGTCTCGTACGTCAAATGAACGATACTAAG gaaaaaattgaactacAAAAAATACAGCTGGTGAATCTTCGAGAATTGAAGGATGAGCAGCAAATATTTCTCCACAAATGTTACGAGGCACGAAGACAGGCTGAACGAGAGGTGGCGTATTGGGAAGCCGTAAACGGCGCTGCTACTTTGATACAAAGCCTGTGGCGAGGCTACATGGTTAGACACAAATTGGGCAAATACGAAAAACTCTGGGCGAGTCTCAGGaaacgaaagaataaaaagaagaagaaaaagaaaggaaaaaaatga
- the Mdh1 gene encoding malate dehydrogenase, cytoplasmic — MAQPINVVVTGAAGQIAYSLLYQLAAGSVFGPDQPINLRLLDIPPMMGVLKGVLMELEDLALPLLREILPTADPAIAFEDAASVFLVGAMPRKQGMERKDLLAANVKIFKVQGEAIDKYARKDVKVLVVGNPANTNALICSHYAPSIPKENFTAMTRLDQNRAQAALASRLGVQVDKVRNVIIWGNHSSTQYPDAAHAKVNLPSGEKPVPAAVNDEGWLNGSFLETIQKRGAAVIAARQMSSAMSAAKAAGDHMRDWWVGTKPGQWVSMGVVSDGSYGIPNDIVFSFPVTIKDKQFKIVQGLSINDFARSKLKVTASELEEERAEANSVLQQ; from the exons ATG GCTCAACCCATAAACGTTGTAGTAACCGGAGCAGCTGGTCAAATTGCGTATTCTCTTCTGTACCAACTTGCAGCTGGCAGTGTATTTGGACCTGACCAGCCGATTAATCTGAGACTTCTTGACATTCCACCCATGATGGGTGTTCTCAAAGGTGTATTAATGGAACTTGAGGATTTGGCTCTACCCCTTCTCCGAG AAATTCTTCCAACCGCCGACCCAGCAATCGCGTTCGAAGACGCAGCTTCCGTATTTCTCGTTGGAGCGATGCCCAGGAAACAAGGAATGGAGCGAAAAGATCTTCTTGCTGCGAACGTGAAAATCTTCAAAGTTCAGGGAGAAGCGATTGATAAATACGCTCGTAAAGACGTGAAAGTTTTGGTTGTCGGAAATCCAGCGAATACCAATGCTCTGATTTGCTCTCATTATGCACCTTCAATTCCAAAGGAAAATTTTACGGCAATGACGAGACTCGATCAGAATCGTGCGCAAGCAGCCTTGGCTTCTCGGTTAGGCGTCCAG GTCGATAAAGTTCGGAACGTGATAATCTGGGGCAATCACAGTTCCACCCAATATCCGGATGCAGCTCATGCAAAGGTCAATCTTCCAAGTGGTGAAAAACCTGTGCCAGCTGCAGTCAACGACGAAGGTTGGTTGAATGGATCATTCTTGGAAACGATCCAAAAACGTGGAGCTGCTGTTATAGCTGCGAGACAAATGTCCTCGGCAATGTCAGCCGCGAAAGCGGCCGGAGACCATATGAGAGATTGGTGGGTCGGTACAAAGCCTGGTCAATGGGTCAGCATGGGGGTCGTGTCCGACGGGAGTTATGGCATTCCGAACgatatcgttttttcattccccgTAACCATAAAAGACAAGCAGTTCAAGATTGTTCAG GGTCTTTCGATAAACGATTTTGCAAGAAGTAAACTGAAGGTAACTGCGAGCGAATTAGAGGAAGAACGTGCTGAGGCAAATTCGGTTCTTCAGCAGTGA